Proteins found in one Streptococcus iniae genomic segment:
- a CDS encoding cell division protein FtsQ/DivIB, which produces MTKNKKKTENQPVNLSEWQKRNIEFLEKKRLQEEEEEKRREKLLLEKKAEFQKEQEEVVSEISEEDEQVSTEEIAVEETVVEEEREQNVEQESLKTLKTKKVKREKSRRELAFIKAIPVLLISLLMLSGSLFMLTPYSKNKVFSTKGNKHTSLTELIDQSKIKDSDYISKVWLSSSKFETAIKNANPWIKVVLISYDFPNRFTFDVKEYNIIAYAQEENGLQPILENGRRVDMVNHSKLPKSYLIINLKDETAIQNLVKDLTKLPKELVKNIKSVSSIDSKVTQDLLLIELHDGNLVRVPQSQLLEKMPYYPKVKGKTEGAVIVDMEVGIYSTTSDIEATPATPIENKEALKQKTKEQQESSENQENGQTASNETGQSSGEEVPTQPGTPTSAPAVQ; this is translated from the coding sequence AAAAAACCGAAAATCAACCTGTTAACTTAAGTGAATGGCAGAAGCGAAATATTGAATTTTTGGAGAAAAAAAGACTTCAAGAAGAAGAGGAAGAAAAACGAAGAGAAAAACTTCTTCTTGAAAAAAAAGCTGAGTTTCAAAAAGAACAAGAAGAAGTAGTATCCGAAATTTCCGAAGAAGATGAACAAGTAAGTACAGAAGAAATTGCTGTAGAAGAAACAGTAGTTGAGGAAGAAAGAGAACAAAACGTTGAGCAAGAGTCTCTAAAAACTCTGAAAACTAAAAAAGTTAAAAGAGAAAAAAGCAGACGAGAATTGGCTTTTATTAAGGCAATTCCAGTTCTATTAATCAGCCTTTTAATGCTATCAGGGTCACTTTTTATGCTGACACCATATAGTAAAAATAAAGTTTTTTCGACCAAAGGGAATAAGCATACCAGTCTGACAGAACTCATTGATCAAAGTAAAATTAAAGACAGTGATTACATTTCAAAGGTTTGGTTATCATCCAGTAAGTTTGAAACTGCAATTAAAAATGCTAATCCCTGGATAAAAGTTGTTTTGATAAGTTATGATTTTCCTAATCGTTTTACATTTGACGTTAAGGAGTATAATATTATTGCTTATGCACAAGAAGAAAATGGCTTACAACCTATTCTTGAAAATGGTCGACGTGTTGATATGGTCAATCATTCAAAGTTACCAAAATCTTATTTGATTATTAATCTAAAAGACGAAACAGCTATTCAGAATCTTGTTAAAGATTTGACCAAGTTGCCCAAAGAATTAGTGAAAAATATTAAATCGGTCTCTTCTATAGATTCAAAAGTGACTCAAGATTTATTATTAATTGAACTGCATGACGGCAACCTTGTGCGAGTTCCGCAATCTCAATTGCTTGAAAAAATGCCTTATTATCCAAAAGTTAAAGGAAAAACAGAAGGTGCTGTTATTGTCGATATGGAAGTTGGTATTTATTCAACAACAAGTGATATTGAAGCGACTCCAGCAACCCCAATTGAAAATAAAGAGGCCCTTAAACAAAAGACAAAAGAGCAACAAGAGTCTTCTGAAAATCAAGAAAATGGACAAACTGCTAGCAATGAAACAGGTCAATCTTCAGGAGAAGAAGTGCCAACACAACCTGGAACTCCAACTTCAGCTCCAGCAGTCCAATAG
- a CDS encoding IS30 family transposase, producing MHEHYTPKGKHLTIAERYFIEKWKSEGKSNRAIANLLGKAPQTIHNEVKRGLVRQQIRKGKFEMIYQADYAQASYENKRRNSIRSIGLDKDTKERILHYMRQNFSPEMMVKSKGIAVPVSTIYYWIHNGHLGIHSDHILYPRKRKGKSKKASPRFKPAGQSIEKRPDAINRRLENGHYEIDTVILTRAKNECLLTLTDRRSRHQIIRLIPDKSAQSVNHALESIVKTHPIHSITADNGTEFNRLSLVFPKEDIYYAHPYASWERGTNENHNRLIRRWLPKGTKKTTQREVAFIENWINNYPKKILDYKSPKEFLTAG from the coding sequence ATGCATGAACATTATACACCAAAAGGAAAACATTTGACAATAGCTGAGCGTTACTTCATCGAGAAATGGAAGTCAGAAGGAAAGTCCAATAGAGCCATCGCTAACTTGCTAGGTAAAGCGCCTCAAACCATTCATAATGAGGTTAAACGAGGACTTGTCAGACAACAAATTCGTAAAGGTAAATTTGAAATGATTTATCAAGCTGACTACGCTCAAGCTAGCTATGAGAATAAACGACGAAATTCTATTCGTTCTATTGGCTTGGATAAAGATACGAAAGAGAGGATTCTGCACTATATGAGGCAGAACTTTTCACCTGAAATGATGGTGAAGTCGAAAGGTATAGCTGTTCCTGTTTCAACCATCTATTATTGGATTCATAACGGACACCTTGGCATCCATTCTGATCACATCTTGTATCCAAGGAAAAGAAAGGGAAAATCAAAGAAGGCTAGCCCTCGTTTCAAACCTGCTGGTCAATCCATTGAGAAAAGACCTGATGCGATTAATCGTAGACTTGAAAATGGGCATTATGAAATTGATACGGTTATTCTAACAAGGGCTAAGAATGAATGTCTACTAACTCTAACAGACCGCCGTAGTCGTCACCAGATTATCAGACTCATTCCGGATAAGTCTGCTCAGTCGGTCAATCATGCCTTAGAAAGTATAGTAAAGACTCACCCTATTCACTCTATTACAGCTGATAACGGAACTGAATTCAACAGACTTTCTCTTGTCTTTCCAAAAGAAGATATCTACTACGCACATCCCTACGCTTCCTGGGAAAGGGGAACGAATGAGAACCATAACAGACTGATCAGAAGATGGTTACCTAAAGGAACAAAGAAAACGACCCAAAGAGAGGTCGCATTCATTGAAAATTGGATAAACAACTATCCTAAGAAAATATTAGACTACAAATCTCCTAAAGAGTTTTTAACCGCTGGCTAA
- the ftsA gene encoding cell division protein FtsA, with protein MARNGFFTGLDIGTSSIKVLVAEFVSGEMNVIGVSNVPSTGVKDGIIIDIEAAAAAIKTAVEQAEEKAGMTIEKVNVGLPANLLQIEPSQGMIPVPSESKEIKDEDVDSVVKSALTKSITPEREVISLVPEEFIVDGFQGIRDPRGMMGIRLEMRGLIYTGPSTILHNLRKTVERAGIKVENILITPLALAKTVLNEGEREFGATVIDMGGGQTTVASMRAQELQYTNIYTEGGEYITKDISKVLKTSMSIAEALKFNFGQANVEEASLTETVSVDVVGSEEPVEVTERYLSEIISARVRHILERVKQDLDRGRLLELPGGIVLVGGGAIVPGVVDIAQEIFGTTVKLHVPNQVGIRNPMFANVISLVEYVGKMSEVDVLAQNAVSGEELLRRKPVDYSNHDTYVPNYNEARPTNSTPSYEPQVAPAQYGSQEPAQPKAKLGDRVRGIFGSMFD; from the coding sequence ATGGCTAGAAATGGCTTTTTTACTGGTTTGGATATAGGAACTAGCTCCATTAAGGTTTTAGTAGCAGAATTTGTTTCAGGTGAAATGAATGTTATTGGCGTTAGTAATGTCCCTAGTACCGGCGTAAAAGATGGAATAATTATTGATATTGAAGCAGCAGCTGCTGCAATCAAAACTGCAGTTGAACAGGCAGAAGAAAAAGCAGGAATGACAATTGAAAAAGTCAACGTTGGTCTTCCAGCGAACCTTCTTCAAATTGAGCCTAGCCAAGGGATGATACCAGTTCCAAGTGAATCAAAAGAAATCAAAGATGAAGATGTTGATAGTGTTGTTAAATCAGCTCTAACAAAAAGCATCACACCAGAACGCGAAGTTATTTCATTAGTTCCAGAAGAATTTATTGTTGATGGCTTCCAAGGCATTCGTGACCCTCGCGGTATGATGGGGATTCGTTTAGAGATGCGTGGCTTGATTTATACAGGTCCAAGCACAATCTTACACAATCTTCGTAAAACTGTAGAACGTGCTGGTATTAAAGTTGAAAATATTCTGATTACACCACTGGCATTGGCTAAAACAGTTTTAAACGAAGGCGAACGCGAGTTTGGCGCAACTGTTATTGATATGGGTGGCGGTCAAACAACTGTTGCTTCAATGAGAGCACAAGAACTTCAATACACGAATATTTATACTGAAGGTGGCGAATACATCACCAAGGATATTTCCAAAGTATTGAAAACATCCATGTCAATTGCAGAAGCTTTGAAATTCAACTTTGGACAAGCTAATGTTGAAGAAGCTAGTTTAACAGAAACTGTGAGTGTTGATGTTGTTGGTAGTGAAGAGCCTGTAGAAGTAACAGAACGTTATCTCTCAGAAATCATCTCTGCACGTGTGCGTCATATTCTTGAACGTGTTAAACAAGATTTAGACCGTGGTCGTCTTTTAGAATTACCAGGTGGTATTGTTCTTGTTGGTGGTGGGGCTATTGTTCCTGGCGTTGTTGATATTGCTCAAGAAATCTTTGGAACAACCGTTAAACTTCATGTGCCAAATCAAGTTGGTATTAGAAATCCAATGTTTGCCAATGTTATCAGTTTGGTAGAGTATGTTGGTAAGATGTCTGAAGTTGATGTTTTAGCACAGAATGCAGTATCAGGTGAAGAACTGTTAAGAAGAAAACCAGTTGATTATTCTAACCACGATACTTATGTTCCTAATTACAACGAAGCAAGACCAACTAATTCGACCCCAAGTTATGAACCTCAAGTGGCTCCAGCACAATATGGTAGTCAAGAGCCAGCTCAGCCTAAGGCGAAATTGGGTGATCGTGTTCGTGGCATTTTTGGAAGCATGTTTGATTAA
- the ftsZ gene encoding cell division protein FtsZ, whose protein sequence is MAFSFDAASVQGAIIKVIGVGGGGGNAINRMIDEGVAGVEFIAANTDVQALSSSKAETVIQLGPKLTRGLGAGGQPEVGRKAAEESEEVLTEALTGSDMVFITAGMGGGSGTGAAPVIARVAKSLGALTVAVVTRPFGFEGNKRGNFAIEGIQELREQVDTLLIISNNNLLEIVDKKTPLLEALSEADNVLRQGVQGITDLITSPGLINLDFADVKTVMANKGNALMGIGIGTGEERIVEAARKAIYSPLLETTIDGAEDVIVNVTGGMDMTLTEAEEASEIVGQAAGNGVNIWLGTSIDDTMNDEIRVTVVATGVRQDKAEQVAGFRQPRQFGNVNPQQAGAQYAEKAQQAPTPNFERQTKNFDFDMTETREMPKTQGMAPKSNQSQGSAFGNWDLRRDNIARPTESELDSQLNMTTFSTTEDSDDELETPPFFKNR, encoded by the coding sequence ATGGCATTTTCATTTGATGCAGCGTCTGTACAAGGTGCAATTATTAAAGTTATTGGTGTAGGTGGTGGTGGCGGAAACGCGATTAACCGTATGATTGATGAGGGTGTTGCTGGTGTCGAATTTATCGCAGCAAACACTGATGTTCAAGCTCTTAGTTCATCAAAAGCTGAAACAGTTATTCAACTTGGCCCTAAATTAACACGTGGTCTTGGTGCAGGAGGTCAACCTGAAGTTGGTCGTAAAGCAGCCGAAGAAAGTGAAGAAGTATTAACAGAGGCCTTAACAGGTTCTGACATGGTATTCATCACAGCTGGTATGGGTGGTGGCTCTGGAACTGGTGCGGCTCCTGTTATTGCTCGTGTAGCAAAAAGTTTAGGTGCTCTTACAGTTGCAGTTGTAACTCGTCCCTTTGGTTTTGAAGGAAATAAACGTGGCAACTTTGCTATTGAAGGTATTCAAGAACTTCGTGAACAAGTTGATACGTTATTAATCATCTCAAATAATAATCTTCTTGAAATTGTTGACAAGAAAACACCATTGCTTGAAGCACTAAGTGAAGCTGATAATGTTTTACGTCAGGGTGTTCAAGGAATTACTGATTTAATTACTAGCCCAGGTCTTATTAACCTTGACTTTGCGGATGTTAAAACTGTTATGGCTAACAAAGGCAATGCTCTTATGGGAATCGGTATTGGTACTGGTGAAGAGCGTATTGTTGAAGCGGCTCGTAAGGCTATTTACTCACCATTGTTGGAAACAACTATTGATGGGGCAGAAGATGTTATCGTCAACGTTACAGGTGGTATGGACATGACACTAACAGAAGCAGAAGAAGCTTCTGAAATTGTTGGTCAAGCAGCCGGTAATGGTGTAAATATCTGGTTAGGAACATCAATTGATGATACGATGAATGACGAAATCCGTGTAACAGTTGTTGCGACAGGTGTCCGTCAAGATAAAGCTGAGCAAGTTGCTGGTTTTCGTCAGCCTCGTCAATTTGGTAATGTGAACCCTCAACAAGCAGGTGCTCAATATGCTGAAAAAGCGCAACAAGCTCCAACACCAAATTTTGAGCGTCAGACAAAAAACTTTGATTTTGATATGACAGAAACACGTGAAATGCCAAAAACACAAGGAATGGCACCAAAATCTAATCAAAGTCAAGGCTCTGCTTTTGGCAACTGGGATTTAAGACGTGACAATATTGCTCGTCCAACTGAAAGTGAATTAGACAGTCAACTGAATATGACAACTTTCTCAACAACTGAAGATAGTGATGACGAGTTAGAAACACCACCATTTTTCAAAAATCGCTAA
- a CDS encoding YggS family pyridoxal phosphate-dependent enzyme, whose protein sequence is MDLKQNKEEIFKRIQSSCLAAGRNEDSVSVIAVTKYVDNDIAGQLINTGIKHIGENRVDKFLDKYEALKDKELIWHLIGTLQRRKVKDVINKVDYFHALDSVSLAQEIQKRADHPIKCFLQVNISEEESKHGFKMNEIEEALDQIEGLDKLQIVGLMTMAPLNANQETIANIFGKTNQLREALQAQNRKNMPFSELSMGMSNDFDLAIQNGTSFVRIGTSFFK, encoded by the coding sequence ATGGATTTAAAGCAAAATAAAGAAGAGATTTTTAAAAGAATCCAAAGTTCTTGTCTAGCTGCAGGACGTAATGAAGACTCAGTCTCAGTGATTGCAGTTACCAAGTATGTGGATAATGATATTGCAGGACAGTTAATCAACACGGGGATTAAGCACATTGGTGAAAACCGTGTTGATAAATTTCTTGATAAATATGAAGCACTTAAGGATAAAGAATTAATTTGGCATTTAATTGGAACCCTTCAAAGGCGTAAAGTTAAGGATGTCATTAACAAAGTAGATTATTTTCATGCTTTAGATTCGGTTAGTCTTGCTCAAGAAATTCAAAAACGTGCTGATCATCCCATCAAATGTTTCCTCCAAGTCAATATTTCTGAAGAAGAAAGCAAACATGGCTTTAAAATGAATGAGATTGAAGAAGCACTTGATCAGATAGAAGGCTTAGATAAGCTTCAAATTGTAGGCTTAATGACAATGGCACCATTGAATGCAAATCAAGAAACAATCGCTAATATTTTTGGAAAAACAAATCAATTGAGAGAAGCTTTACAAGCACAAAATAGAAAGAATATGCCTTTTTCAGAACTTAGTATGGGAATGAGTAATGACTTTGATCTTGCTATTCAAAATGGTACAAGTTTTGTCAGGATTGGAACTTCTTTCTTTAAATAA
- a CDS encoding cell division protein SepF — translation MAFKDTLNKMVSYFDTDGVSEMEETSTPQKVEEKVKTQKEAVTPNQPHTSSRPVTQRPVATEQKVRQYPNQSQARPTHVETMERRANPEALVSQRRDQMQQVSKQEQTTIVLKYPKKYEDAQEIVDLLIVNECVLIDFQFMLDAQARRCLDFIDGASKVLYGTLQKVGSSMYLLTPSNVSVNIEDMNIPNSGQDFGYDFDMKRR, via the coding sequence ATGGCATTTAAAGATACACTTAATAAGATGGTTTCTTATTTTGATACTGATGGCGTCAGTGAAATGGAGGAAACCAGTACTCCTCAAAAAGTGGAAGAAAAGGTAAAAACGCAAAAAGAAGCGGTAACTCCAAATCAACCACATACTTCAAGTCGCCCAGTAACTCAAAGACCAGTTGCTACTGAACAGAAAGTTCGTCAATACCCAAATCAGTCGCAAGCTAGACCAACTCATGTTGAAACGATGGAAAGACGGGCAAATCCAGAAGCTCTTGTATCACAACGACGTGACCAAATGCAGCAAGTTTCAAAACAAGAGCAAACAACAATTGTTTTGAAATACCCTAAAAAGTATGAAGATGCACAAGAAATTGTTGACTTATTGATTGTTAATGAATGTGTTCTTATTGATTTTCAATTTATGCTTGATGCTCAAGCTAGAAGATGTTTAGATTTCATTGATGGCGCAAGTAAAGTACTCTATGGTACTCTTCAAAAAGTAGGTTCTTCAATGTATTTGTTGACCCCATCCAATGTATCTGTTAATATTGAAGATATGAATATTCCAAATAGTGGCCAAGATTTTGGTTATGATTTTGATATGAAGAGACGGTAA
- a CDS encoding YggT family protein: MIFLLIIILNIIKVYSYLLLGFALLSWFPGAYDTWLGRLICHLVEPVLKPFQKLPLQIAGIDFTVFAVMIALNFLSDFLIKLLIR, from the coding sequence ATGATTTTTTTACTAATCATCATTTTAAATATTATTAAGGTTTATTCTTATTTACTCCTAGGTTTTGCATTATTATCTTGGTTTCCAGGAGCGTATGATACATGGCTAGGGAGATTAATTTGTCATTTAGTTGAACCAGTTTTGAAACCTTTTCAAAAGTTGCCTTTGCAAATTGCTGGGATAGATTTTACTGTTTTTGCAGTTATGATAGCCCTCAATTTTTTAAGTGATTTTCTGATAAAACTATTAATTAGATGA
- a CDS encoding RNA-binding protein has translation MTKQKDILQHFHPDEYPFIEKIKDVIQKVDQTYVLHVTDFLNPRQITIAKNVVAHSGLHCYSSTDSFQSEYGRLIIAPDYYQLDEADFEISLLEMRYHAKFNQLKHSQILGTLINELGIKRSLIGDILVEEGYAQLMVCQHLLSYFLGNITRIARTSVSLKEIDFSKQIIPKMQASMVDVTVSSLRIDRLMASILKLSRHQAIKLIASEKVTINYRKINKASDLLEVGDLVSVRGFGRFMLMADNGFTKNGKHKLTLSKTLHK, from the coding sequence ATGACTAAACAAAAAGACATTTTGCAACACTTTCACCCAGATGAATATCCCTTTATTGAAAAAATAAAAGATGTGATTCAAAAGGTTGATCAAACTTATGTTTTACATGTAACGGATTTTTTAAATCCTAGGCAAATTACCATTGCTAAAAATGTGGTAGCACATTCAGGACTTCATTGTTATTCTTCGACAGATTCTTTTCAGAGTGAGTATGGTCGTTTGATTATTGCACCAGATTATTATCAATTGGATGAAGCTGACTTTGAAATTTCCTTACTCGAAATGAGATATCATGCAAAATTTAACCAACTCAAACACTCGCAAATTTTAGGCACATTAATTAATGAACTTGGAATAAAGCGTTCCTTAATTGGGGATATTCTTGTAGAAGAAGGTTACGCCCAATTAATGGTTTGTCAGCATCTTTTAAGTTATTTTTTAGGGAATATCACTAGAATTGCAAGAACAAGTGTTAGTCTAAAAGAGATTGATTTTAGTAAACAAATCATTCCTAAAATGCAAGCCTCTATGGTTGATGTTACGGTATCGAGTTTAAGAATTGATCGTCTCATGGCAAGTATTTTGAAGCTATCTCGACATCAAGCTATCAAATTGATTGCATCAGAAAAGGTTACAATTAACTATAGGAAAATTAATAAGGCATCTGATCTTTTAGAAGTCGGTGATCTGGTTAGCGTCCGAGGTTTTGGTCGTTTCATGTTAATGGCGGATAATGGCTTTACTAAAAATGGAAAACATAAATTGACACTCAGTAAAACGTTGCATAAATAA
- a CDS encoding DivIVA domain-containing protein, whose protein sequence is MVLSALEIKDKTFKTKLRGYSEEEVNEFLDIVVDDYEYLVKKTRDQEAKIATLEEKLSYFDEMKESLSQSVILAQETSEKVKASANAEATNLVSKANYDAQHLLDESKAKANQMLREATDEAKRVAIETEELKRQTRVFNQRLVSLIEAQLSLANSPEWSELMQPTAVYLQNSDVAFKEVVKEVLGEDIPETNDSASFDATRQFTPEEMEELQRRVDESNKELESHLEQQNSDFSEPEINLNETQTFKLNIED, encoded by the coding sequence ATGGTACTTTCAGCACTAGAAATTAAAGATAAAACATTTAAAACAAAATTACGTGGTTATAGCGAAGAAGAAGTTAATGAATTTCTTGACATCGTTGTTGATGACTATGAATACTTAGTAAAGAAAACACGTGATCAAGAAGCTAAAATTGCAACTCTTGAAGAAAAGCTTTCTTACTTTGATGAAATGAAAGAGTCACTTAGCCAATCTGTTATTTTGGCTCAAGAAACTTCTGAAAAAGTAAAAGCCTCAGCAAATGCTGAAGCAACGAATTTAGTTAGCAAAGCTAATTACGATGCCCAACATTTGTTGGATGAATCAAAAGCTAAAGCCAACCAAATGTTACGTGAAGCAACTGATGAAGCAAAACGTGTTGCAATTGAGACTGAAGAATTGAAACGTCAAACACGTGTTTTCAATCAACGTCTTGTTTCATTAATTGAAGCGCAGTTATCTTTAGCAAATTCTCCAGAATGGTCAGAATTAATGCAACCTACTGCTGTTTACCTTCAAAATTCAGATGTTGCCTTTAAAGAAGTTGTAAAAGAAGTTCTCGGAGAAGATATTCCTGAGACAAACGACAGTGCTTCTTTTGATGCGACACGTCAATTTACTCCGGAAGAAATGGAAGAATTGCAACGTCGTGTAGATGAAAGCAATAAAGAGTTGGAATCACATTTAGAGCAACAAAACAGTGATTTCTCTGAACCTGAAATCAATTTGAATGAAACCCAAACTTTTAAATTAAATATTGAAGACTAA
- the ileS gene encoding isoleucine--tRNA ligase yields the protein MKLKETLNLGKTAFPMRAGLPSKEPVWQKAWQEAAIYQKRQELNEGKPAFHLHDGPPYANGNIHVGHALNKISKDIIVRSKSMSGYQAPFVPGWDTHGLPIEQVLAKKGVKRKELDLAQYLEMCRDYALSQVDKQREDFKRLGISADWENPYVTLKPEYEADQIRVFGAMADKGYIYRGAKPVYWSWSSESALAEAEIEYHDIDSTSLYYANKVKDGKGLLDTDTYIVVWTTTPFTVTASRGLTVGPDMDYVVVKPTGQDRKYLVAEGLLDSLAAKFNWSDFEVLSSHKGSELEYIVTEHPWDTEVDELVILGDHVTLDSGTGIVHTAPGFGEDDYNVGIKYKLEVAVTVDGRGMMMENAGPDFQGQFYDKVVPTVIEKLGELLLAKEVINHSYPFDWRTKKPIIWRAVPQWFASVSDFRQEILAEIEKTTFHPAWGKTRLYNMIRDRGDWVISRQRAWGVPLPIFYAEDGSPIMTKEVTDHVANLFEKEGSIIWWKKEAKELLPEGFTHPGSPNGEFTKETDIMDVWFDSGSSWNGVMNARPNLSYPADLYLEGSDQYRGWFNSSLITSVAVNGHAPYKSILSQGFVLDGKGEKMSKSKGNIISPNDVAKQYGAEILRLWVTSVDTDNDVRVSMDILGQVSETYRKIRNTLRFLLANTADFNPNTDTVAFENLAPVDKYMTITFNQLVDTFHNSYETYDFMAIYKAVVNFVTVDLSAFYLDFAKDVVYIDAANSLSRRRMQTVFYDILVKITKLLTPILPHTAEEIWTYLEFEEEEFVQLTELPQAEFFTGQEEIIEAWDAFMGLRNQAQKALEEARNEKVIGKSLEAHLTIYAGQEVKTLLEALDSDVALLLIVSQLTIADLSEAPSDAVAFDGVAFKVEHAIGEVCERSRRIDPTTRMRSYNAFVCDASAKIIEESFPEAVAQGFES from the coding sequence ATGAAATTAAAAGAAACATTAAACCTTGGGAAAACAGCCTTTCCAATGCGTGCAGGGTTACCAAGCAAAGAACCTGTTTGGCAAAAAGCTTGGCAAGAAGCTGCCATTTATCAAAAACGTCAAGAATTAAATGAAGGTAAACCAGCCTTCCATTTACATGATGGTCCTCCCTATGCCAATGGGAACATCCACGTTGGTCATGCTTTGAATAAAATTTCAAAAGACATTATTGTACGTTCAAAGTCAATGTCAGGTTATCAAGCACCCTTTGTACCGGGATGGGATACTCATGGCTTACCGATTGAACAAGTCTTAGCTAAAAAAGGCGTTAAGCGTAAAGAGTTGGATTTAGCTCAATACCTTGAAATGTGTCGTGATTATGCATTAAGTCAGGTTGATAAACAACGTGAAGATTTTAAACGTTTAGGAATTTCGGCAGATTGGGAAAATCCTTATGTGACTTTGAAACCAGAATATGAAGCCGATCAAATTCGTGTTTTTGGCGCTATGGCAGATAAAGGCTATATTTATCGTGGTGCTAAGCCAGTTTATTGGTCGTGGTCATCTGAGTCAGCCTTGGCAGAAGCGGAAATCGAATACCATGATATTGATTCAACATCGCTTTACTATGCAAATAAAGTAAAAGATGGTAAAGGACTCCTTGATACAGATACTTATATTGTTGTTTGGACCACAACACCATTTACAGTAACGGCATCCCGAGGTTTGACTGTTGGCCCTGATATGGACTATGTTGTGGTTAAACCAACTGGTCAAGACCGTAAATACCTTGTGGCTGAAGGACTATTGGATAGTCTTGCAGCTAAATTTAATTGGTCTGATTTTGAAGTTCTATCAAGTCATAAAGGGTCAGAATTAGAGTATATTGTGACAGAACACCCATGGGATACTGAAGTTGACGAATTGGTTATCTTAGGTGACCACGTAACCCTTGATTCAGGTACTGGTATTGTCCATACAGCTCCAGGTTTTGGTGAAGATGACTACAATGTTGGTATCAAATACAAACTTGAAGTAGCAGTAACTGTTGATGGTCGTGGAATGATGATGGAAAATGCTGGTCCAGACTTCCAGGGCCAATTCTATGATAAAGTTGTTCCAACTGTTATTGAAAAACTTGGTGAATTACTTCTTGCTAAAGAAGTCATTAATCACTCTTACCCATTTGACTGGAGAACGAAAAAACCAATCATCTGGAGAGCAGTTCCACAATGGTTTGCATCTGTTTCTGATTTCCGTCAAGAGATTCTAGCAGAAATCGAGAAAACAACCTTCCACCCAGCTTGGGGTAAAACACGTCTCTATAATATGATTCGTGACCGTGGAGATTGGGTTATTTCTCGCCAACGTGCTTGGGGGGTTCCGCTTCCGATTTTCTATGCTGAAGATGGCAGTCCAATCATGACAAAAGAAGTGACAGACCATGTAGCAAATCTTTTTGAAAAAGAAGGCTCAATCATCTGGTGGAAAAAAGAGGCTAAGGAACTTTTACCAGAAGGGTTCACACATCCAGGTTCTCCAAACGGAGAATTTACCAAAGAAACAGATATCATGGATGTATGGTTTGATTCGGGGTCGTCATGGAATGGTGTTATGAATGCTCGTCCAAATCTATCTTACCCTGCTGATTTATACCTTGAGGGATCAGATCAATACCGTGGTTGGTTTAATTCATCCTTGATTACATCTGTGGCCGTTAATGGGCATGCGCCTTATAAGTCAATTCTATCTCAAGGTTTTGTTTTGGATGGAAAAGGTGAGAAAATGTCTAAATCAAAAGGAAATATTATTTCACCTAATGATGTTGCCAAACAATATGGGGCTGAAATTTTACGCCTTTGGGTAACATCTGTTGATACAGACAATGATGTACGTGTGTCTATGGATATTTTAGGTCAAGTCTCAGAAACCTACCGTAAAATTAGAAATACCCTACGCTTCTTACTTGCAAATACAGCTGATTTCAATCCAAATACTGATACTGTTGCATTTGAAAACCTAGCCCCTGTTGATAAATACATGACAATCACATTTAATCAATTGGTAGATACCTTCCATAACTCTTATGAAACATATGATTTTATGGCAATTTATAAGGCAGTGGTTAACTTTGTAACTGTTGACTTGTCAGCCTTCTACCTTGATTTTGCTAAAGATGTTGTTTATATTGATGCAGCTAATAGCCTTAGCCGTCGTCGCATGCAAACCGTATTTTATGATATCTTAGTTAAAATCACAAAACTTTTGACGCCAATTCTGCCGCATACTGCAGAAGAAATTTGGACATATTTAGAATTTGAGGAAGAAGAATTTGTTCAATTGACGGAACTTCCGCAGGCAGAGTTCTTTACAGGTCAAGAAGAAATTATTGAAGCTTGGGATGCCTTTATGGGACTTCGTAATCAAGCTCAAAAAGCTTTGGAAGAAGCTCGTAATGAAAAAGTCATTGGTAAATCACTAGAAGCTCATTTAACAATCTATGCTGGTCAAGAAGTTAAGACACTTTTAGAAGCACTAGACAGTGATGTTGCCTTACTTCTTATTGTTTCTCAATTAACAATTGCTGACTTGTCTGAGGCGCCTTCTGATGCTGTGGCATTCGATGGTGTAGCCTTTAAAGTTGAACATGCTATTGGTGAAGTGTGTGAACGTTCTCGTCGTATTGATCCTACAACACGAATGCGTTCCTACAATGCTTTTGTCTGTGATGCCAGTGCAAAAATCATTGAAGAAAGTTTCCCAGAAGCAGTAGCTCAAGGCTTTGAATCCTAA